The segment GGCTATGGTGACAAAGAGCTTGCCAAGCTGCATATGCCGATGGGGTTCCCCGGTCTCGGGAAGAAACCATACGAGGTGGCGGTGGCGGTTCTTGCCGAACTTCTGCAAAGGCGCCAGGGAGGGATGTCGTGATGGCCGTGGTATTGGCCGGCGGCCGCTCATTCCGGGCCCATGCCCCCAAGGGCTGCCGGCCTATCGAGGGCCGCCCCTGGCTTTACCGCCAATGTCGCCGATTGCGCTCGCGAGGTTTCGCGCAGGTGCGCGTCGTGCTCGGGTTCTCGGCTATGAACACCGCGCGTTGCGTGCCGCCAGGGGTCCGCAGGATCTGGAACAGGGACCGGGCGGGCGGGCCGTTCGCAAGTCTGCGCGCGGGCGTGCGCGGCGCACATGGCGCCGTGCTCGTGGTTTTGGTGGATGCTTGGCCCCCTTCGTCGGCCACGATCTATCGGCTTCGCCAGGGACTGCGCGGGGCGTCTGCCGCCACCCCCACCTGGCGTGGGCGGGGCGGGCATCCGGCCTTGCTTTCACGGGATCTCGCGAGTGCCATCGCCGGGCACGCGAATCCGGCTGAAGGGCGCCTTGATCGCGTGCTCGCGTCGAGTGGCGCACGCCGCGTTGCCGTACAGGATCGCTCGATACGGCGCAACATGAATCGGCGCAGGGATTGGGCGTTCTACCTGCGATATCGCAAGCTAAGGAGGCCGCTATGGACGGGGTAGCGTCGCGCGTCAGTGCATCGGCTATTTATGAAAGCCTAAAGGAGATGATCTTGAGTTTCGAGATTTATCCCGGGAGCCGTATTACCGAGTCCGACCTCGCGGCGTTTTTTGGGGTGAGCCGCACGCCCGTGCGCGAGGCCCTGCAACGCCTGGCCCAGGAAGGACAGGTCAGTATCCGCACCAAGCAGGGGTGCTTCGTGCGCCAGATCAGCATATCCGAGCTTGCGCAGTTTTACCGGGTACGCACCGCGATCGAATGCCTGTCTTTGGAGATTGCCGCGAGATCCATGGCCAAAGAGGCGCTGTGGGCGCTTGCGCGGGAGTGGGATCCCGCACACTGCTCGGGGGCTGCCACCGACCTGAGCCTTATGGTGCAAAAGGAGGAGTCGTTCCACATGACGCTTGCGCGGGGCGGCGGGAATCAGGCGCTGGCGACCTATCTGAACGACATCAATGAGCGTATTCGGGTCATAAGGCGCCTTGATTTCACGGCTGGATTCCGTATCGAACGGACCTACGAAGAGCATCATAGGATCGTGTGTCTGCTGCTGGAGGGGGACTTGGCGGCCGCCAAGACGCTCATGACAGACCACATCCTGCAAAGCGAGAAATTCGCGCGTAGCGTGACATTGGAACAGCTGGCCAGGACCGAGAACGGTGCGGCTCGGTCCGCC is part of the Acidiferrobacter thiooxydans genome and harbors:
- a CDS encoding GntR family transcriptional regulator — encoded protein: MDGVASRVSASAIYESLKEMILSFEIYPGSRITESDLAAFFGVSRTPVREALQRLAQEGQVSIRTKQGCFVRQISISELAQFYRVRTAIECLSLEIAARSMAKEALWALAREWDPAHCSGAATDLSLMVQKEESFHMTLARGGGNQALATYLNDINERIRVIRRLDFTAGFRIERTYEEHHRIVCLLLEGDLAAAKTLMTDHILQSEKFARSVTLEQLARTENGAARSAMR
- a CDS encoding NTP transferase domain-containing protein — protein: MAVVLAGGRSFRAHAPKGCRPIEGRPWLYRQCRRLRSRGFAQVRVVLGFSAMNTARCVPPGVRRIWNRDRAGGPFASLRAGVRGAHGAVLVVLVDAWPPSSATIYRLRQGLRGASAATPTWRGRGGHPALLSRDLASAIAGHANPAEGRLDRVLASSGARRVAVQDRSIRRNMNRRRDWAFYLRYRKLRRPLWTG